The nucleotide sequence ACAGCGTCATCATCAGCCTGCACACCCACAACGACCGTGGTACCGGGGTCGCGGCAACCGAGCTGGGCCTGATGGCCGGCGCCGACCGTGTCGAAGGCTGCCTGTTCGGCAACGGCGAGCGCACCGGTAACGTCGACCTGGTGACAGTGGCCTTGAACCTCTACACCCAAGGCGTGGATCCCGAGCTGGATTTCTCCGACATCGACGGCGTGCGCAAAGTCGTCGAAGAGTGCAACCAGATCCCGGTACACCCGCGTCATCCGTATGTGGGCGACCTGGTTCACACAGCGTTCTCGGGCTCCCACCAGGACGCGATCCGCAAGGGTTTTACCCAGCAGAAGCCGGACGCCCTGTGGGAAGTACCGTATCTGCCAATCGACCCGGCCGACATTGGCCGCAGCTACGAGGCGGTGATTCGCGTCAACAGCCAATCGGGCAAAGGTGGGATCGCTTACCTGCTGGAACAGGAATACGACATCAGCTTGCCGCGTCGCATGCAGATCGAATTCAGCCAAGTGGTACAGGCGGAAACCGATCGCGTTGGCCTGGAGATGACTGCGCCACAGATCTACGCGTTGTTGCAGCGTGAGTACCTGCAAGCCAACACCCCGTACGCGTTGGTCAGCCATCGCCTGCAGGAAGAAAACGGCAACAGCACGGTGGAAGTGGAAGTGTCCGGCAAAGGCCAGGGCGAAACCAACCTGCGCTGGCACGGCAAAGGTAACGGCGCACTGGAGGCGCTGGTGGCCGGCCTGCCGATTGGTGTCGAGATCATGGACTACAACGAACACGCCATTGGTGCTGGCACCAATGCCAAGGCAGCGGCTTACATTGAGCTGCGGGTCAACGGCGAGCGTCCGGTACACGGTGTGGGCATCGATGAAAACATCACCACGGCCAGCTTCAAGGCGTTGTTCAGTGCGCTGAACCGCTCGCTGAGCCAGTTGGAAGCGAAAGCGGCGTAAACCTGCGCTGAAACACAAAAGGCCCCTGGATGAGAATTCAGGGGCCTTTTGTTTGCGCACCTTGTAGGAGCGAGGGGCGCCTAGCTCTTGCTCGCGAAAGACGTCAACGATAACGCGTGCTTCCTGGATAAACGCGGCGCCTATGAGTTCCTCGCGAGCAAGCTCGCGTCTACAGGAATTGAAAGCTATCGGCATCCAGGTTGGCCGGGAAACGGCTGCGATAGTCCGCCAGTTCCGCGGCATCCAGACACACCTGGAACACCCCGTCCGCCTCCCCCGCGCTGAGCAGGCTTTCGCCCTGGAAGTCCAGCACCTGGCTGTCACCCGTATAGGCAAAGCCCTTGCCGTCTGTTCCCACGCGATTCACCGCAGCCACATAACAGAGGTTTTCGATCGCCCGCGCCGGCAACAATCGATTCCAGTGCTGGCGTCGCGCCCCGGGCCAGTTGGCGGTGTACAGCAGCAGGTCGGTGTCCTGGGCGCCACGGCTCCACACCGGAAAGCGCAGGTCGTAACAAATCAATGGGCGAATGCGCCACCCCTTGAGCTCGAACTGCACCTGGCGTTCACCGGGGGTGTAGTGATTGTGCTCGCCGGCCATGCGAAACAAGTGGCGTTTATCGTAGTGCAACACCTCGCCATCCGGACGCGCCCACAACAGGCGGTTGCGATGGCTGCCGTCTGCCGCCTGGATAATCACGCTGCCGGTAATCACCGCAGCGTATTTGCGCGCCTGGACCTTGAGCCATTCGTGGGTCGGCCCGTGCTCTGCTTCCGCGAGGGTTTCGGATTCCATGGAGAAGCCGGTGGTGAACATCTCCGGCAGCACAATCAAATCCGCGCCCCTGGCCTGCTCCAGCAGCGACTCGAAATGCTCCAGATTCGCCTGGCGGTCATGCCACGCCAGGGTGGTCTGTACCAGGGCAATATTCAGATCGGCTAATTCACTCAAATCACGCATAGCTTCTCGGCTGCTTGGCGCAGCGTCTCCTCGCGCTTGGCAAAGCACAGGCGCACCAGGCGCTGGCCTTGCGGTGGGTTCTGGTAGAACACCGAGACCGGAATGCTGGCCACGCCGTGTTCGCGGGTCATCCACAGCGACATGTCAACGTCATTCAGGTCCGGACGGATCCGTGAGTAATCCACCAGTTGGAAGTAGGTACCGGCCACCCGAGTAAAGCTGAAGCGTGATGAGGCCAGCAAGTCGCAGAACAGGTCACGCTTGGCCTGGTAAAACGCCGGCAGTTCTTCAACATGTGCCGGGCGCTCGGCCATGTAGTCCGCCAGCGCGTACTGCAGCGGCGTAACGCCACAGAAGCTGACGTATTGATGCACCTTGCGCAGCTCGGCGCTGAGGGCCGGTGGCGCGATCACATAGCCGGTTTTCCAGCCGGTGACGTGATAAGTCTTGCCAAAAGAACTGACCACGAAAGCCCGTTGATACAACTCTTCATGGGCCAATACGCTGACATGGGGCACGCCGTCGAAGACCAAGTGCTCGTAGACCTCATCGCTGATCAGATAAATATCGCGATGACGGATCAGTTCGGCCAGTTGGTCCAGTTCGGCCCGGCTGATCAGCGCGCCGCTGGGATTATGTGGGGTGTTGAGAATGATCATGCGCGTACGCGGTGACAGCGCGGCCTGGATCTGCTCGAAGTCCAGACTGAAATCCTGCAAGCCCAGTTGCACGTGCACACAGCGACCGCCGGCAAGTGCTACGGAAGGTGCGTAGCTGTCATAGCACGGATCAAACACGATGACTTCATCACCGCTACGGATCACCGCCTGGATTGCACAGAAAATCGCCTGGGTGGCGCCGGGAGTGATGGTCACTTCACTGTCGGGATTGACCGTGACGCCGTAGCTGCGAGCAAGTTTGGCCGCCACCTGTTGACGCAACGCCGGCAGGCCGGCCATCGGCGCGTATTGGTTGTGGCCGCTGGCGATGTGTTTACCCACCGCATCGAGCAGCGCCTGTGGGCCATTGAAGTCGGGGAAACCCTGGGACAGATTCAGTGCACCGGTATCGGTGGCGAGTTGCGACATGCGGGTAAAAATCGTGGTGCCGACATTCGGCAGCTTGCTGGTGATCATGGAGGCCCCTCCGGGTGAGCTGCCAGTTTTAAGCTGCAAGCTGCAAGGGGTCAATCGCCCGGCACAAAAAACGGCTCCGGAGGAGAAATGCCAATCAGTCAGGGCTTTTTGTGTAGGAGCGAGCTTGCTCGCGAAAAACGTCAACGATAACGCGTGTATCCTGGATAAACGCGGCGCCTATGTGTTCTCGCGAGCAAGCTAGCTCCTACAAAAGCCTTTTTGTGCGGCAATGGGGTTGCGAGTTTAGCGCCGATCTTTACGCTTCTTATCTGCCTTCTTGTTGTGACTCATCAAGCGACGTTTCTTGTTCACTTGACGGTCGGTCAGGCTGTTCTTGTTGCCTTCGTACGGGTTCTCGCCACCCTTGAACTCGATACGGATCGGCGTACCAACCAGTTTCAAGACACGGCGGTAGGTGTTTTCCAGATAACGAACGTAGGACTTCGGCACCTTCTCGATCTGATTACCGTGAATCACGATAATCGGCGGGTTGGCACCGCCCAAGTGGGCGTAACGCAGCTTGATCCGACGGTTGTTGACCATCGGTGGCGCGTGCTCGCCCACGGCGTCTTCGAGGATCTGGGTCAGGCGGTTGGTCGGCCAACGGGTGACCGCCGACTTGAACGAATTCTGCACAGAGGCGTAGAGGTTGCCCACGCCGGTGCCGTGCAGCGCCGAGATAAAGTGAATATCGGCGAAGTCGACAAAGAACAATCGACGCTGCAGCTCGACCTTGACGTAGTCGCGCTCGCTTGGCGTCATGCCGTCCCACTTGTTGATCGCGATCACCAGTGCCCGACCCGCTTCCAGGGCGAAGCCCAGCAGGTTGAGGTCATGGTCGACCACGCCTTCGCGGGCGTCCATGACGAAGATCACCACGTTGGCGTCCTTGATCGCCTGCAGGGTCTTGACCACCGAGAATTTTTCAACTTCCTCGTGGATCTTGCCGCGCTTGCGCACACCGGCGGTATCGATCAGCGTGTACTTCTCGTCGTTACGCTCAAACGGGATGTAGATACTGTCGCGAGTGGTGCCGGGCTGGTCATACACGATCACCCGGTCTTCACCGAGCATCCGGTTGACCAAGGTCGACTTGCCGACGTTCGGACGGCCAATAATGGCGATCTTGATCCCGTCTTTTTCGCTCGGCCCAGGAATGCGCTTGGCTTCCTCACCTTCGGCAACGATCTCGTCTTCGCCCTCTTCTTCCTCGACGTCATCCCGAGGGAAGTCACGCAGGCAGATTTCCAGCATCTGGGTGATGCCACGACCGTGGGCACCGGCGATCGGGATCGCGTCGCCCAGGCCCATCGGGCTGAATTCGGCGCGGGCCAGTTCAGGATCGATATTGTCGATCTTGTTGGCCACCACGTAGGAGCGTTTGTTGCGTTTGCGCAGGTGCTCGCCAATCATCTGGTCAGCAGCGGTGTAGCCCGCACGGGCATCCACCAGGAACAACACGACATCGGCTTCTTCGATAGCCAGCAGCGACTGCTCGGCCATCTTTTCGTCCATGCCATGCTCGTCACCGGAAATACCGCCGGTGTCGACAAGAATGTAGGAGCGCCCTTGCCACTTTGCCTCACCGTATTGGCGATCACGGGTCAGACCGGACAAGTCGCCGACGATGGCGTCGCGAGTCCTGGTCAGGCGGTTGAACAAGGTGGACTTGCCGACGTTAGGTCGACCCACCAGGGCGATTACGGGAACCATGCGGCTCTCCACTTCGTTATTTCAGAAAATACAAAAGCCGCTGCAAGGCAGCGGCTGGTGCTCGGGGCGGCATTTGATCTGCCACATACCCCACCCAACACTGATCACTGTAGGAGCGAGCTTGCTCGCGAAGAACGTCAACGATAACGCGCCTAACCTGATTAAACGTGTGTTCCTCAGGTTCTTCGCGAGCGAGCTCGCTCCTACAAGAAACAAAAAGCGTTGTAGCAGGGCCGCCTGGGAGTTACCCCAAGCATAGTTCGTTACTTGATGGTCAGGGCTTCCAGCTTGCCGCTGTTACCAAACACATAAAGCATGTTGCCAACAACCAACGGACGGGCACGCAGGCCGTCGCTGTCGATACGTTCGCGGCCGACAAAACGACCATCTACCTGGCTCAGCAGGTGCAGATAACCTTCCAGGTCACCTACCGCCACGTAGCTGGAGAACACTTCCGGCGCCGACAGTTGACGACGGGCCAGCGAGTCATTGCTCCACAAAGCAGTGGTGGAACGCTCGTCGACGCTTTCAACAGTGCCGGACGCCAGACTGACGTAGACGCTGCCAAACCCTTGGGTGACACCCGCATAGCTGGAAGCATCACGCTGCCAGAGCACGCGACCGCTTTGCAGGTCCAGCGCCGCTACACGCCCCTGGTAAGTCGCGACATACAGGGTTTCACCCGACAGCAGCAAGCCACCGTCGATATCCACTACACGGTCCAGCTCGGAACGACCTTGTGGAATCGCGACCCGCGATTCCCAGGCCGGCACGCCGTTCTGGATGTTCAGGGCGACCACTTTACCGGTCGACAGGCCAGCCAGTGCCAGGTTATTGGTCACAACCGGACCGCTGGTACCGCGCAACGTCAGGACCGCAGGGGTACTGTCATACAACCAAAGCTGCTCGCCCGTATTGGCGTCAAGGCCAATCAGGCTGTCATCCTGGGTCTGCACGACCACGACATTACCGTTGGTGGCAGGCGGTGCGAGGACTTCACTGGTCACGCGAGCGCGCCATTTCTCTTCACCGGTGCTCGAATCCAGCGCCACGACTTCGCCCTTGAGCGTGCCGATCATCACCAGGCCATAACCCACGCCGACGGCGCCGGATACTGGCAGTTCGAGGTCTGTCTTCCACTTGACGTCGCCGTTCATGCGATCCATGGAAACCACTACGCCGGTCACGTCAGCCGCCACGATGTTGTCACCGTCGATTGCCGGTACCAGCATGTTGTAGGTGTCACCCTGACCGTCACCGATGGAACGGCTCCACTGCTTTTGCAGGACCACTTCTTCCTTGAAGCTGGTCAGCTCGGCAGGCGGCAGTTCTTTTTTGCTGTTGCTGCTGCAACCCGCGGCCAAAACGGCCAGAGCCAGCAATGCTGCATGTTTCCAACGGATCACGTCACGCATCCCCTTTGGCCAGGTCGTCCAGCTTGGTTTGTAAGCCACCGACCGCTGCTTCATCAGACAGCGCGGCCTTGGCTTTTTGGTACGCAGCATTGGCTTCGTCGGTACGACCCAATTGGACCAGCAGGTCGCCCTTGAGCTCTTCACGAGTAGCCAGGAATGCCTTGTCAGCATCGCCGTCGAGCAGTTTCAGCGCTTCGTCGGCCTTGTTTTGGGCTGCCAGAACCTGAGCCAGGCGCTGACGTGCAATTTCACCCAGGGTCGGGTTGGCCGGCTTGTCGGCGACGGCTTTCAATTCGGCCACGGCATCGTCCAGCTTGTCGGTGTCGACCGCGACTTTCGCGACGAACAGGCTACCGTACTGGGCGTAGGTGCTACCGCCAAATTCGCTTTTCAGCTTGCCGGCCAGATCCGCCACCTGGGCAGGGTCAGGCTTGCCATTCGGCGTCAGCGTGGTTTCCAGCAGTTGCTGATAGAGCATCGAGGCGCCGTGCGACTGATTACTCTGATACTTCTGGAAAGCCTGCCAACCGAACACCACCACTAGCGCCAGCAAGCCGCCAGTGACCAGGGGTTTGCCGTTGCGCTGCCACCAGTCTTTGAAATCGGCCAGTTGCTCATCATCAGTACTCGACACCCCAATACTCCTTAATCGCTAAATTCGGCTGTTTGACAGCTTCAACCCTGCACGATGCAGGTGGCCAAATGCGCAGCGAGCGCATCAAAGGCAATGCTTTGTTGTTCGCCCTGGCCACGCAGGGGTTTGAAACTTACCACTTGCTGGGCCAGCTCATCATCGCCCAGGATCAGCGCATACAATGCACCGCTCTTGTCGGCTTTCTTGAATTGGCTTTTAAAGCTGCCGGCACCGGCATTCACCTGCAAGCGCAGGTTCGGCAGTTGGTCGCGCAGTTGTTCGCTCAAGGCCAGGCCAGCCAGTTCGGCCGCCTCGCCAAAGGCGCACAAGTACACATCCACCTGACGGGAAATTTCTTCGGGGACCTGCTCCAGGGTTTCCAGCAGCAGGATCAGGCGCTCGATCCCCATGGCGAATCCCACACCCGTGGTCGGCTTACCGCCCATTTGTTCCACCAGGCCGTCGTAACGGCCACCGGCACACACCGTACCCTGGGCGCCCAGCTTGTCGGTGACCCACTCGAAAACGGTCTTGCTGTAGTAATCGAGGCCGCGTACCAGCTTGGGGTTGATGACAAAAGGAATACCGGCCGCATCCAGGCGGGCCTTGAGACCCTCGAAGTGCGTGCGGGATTCGTCATCCAGGTAGTCGGCCATTTTCGGCGCGTCGACCAGTACCGCCTGGGTGTCGGCATTCTTGGTATCAAGTACGCGCAACGGGTTGGTTTTCAGGCGTCGCTGACTGTCTTCATCCAACTGGTCCAGGCGTGCGGACAGGAACTCAACCAGGGCTTCACGGTAGCGGCCACGGGACTCACTGGTGCCCAGGCTGTTGAGCTCGAGCTTGACCGCGTCACGGATACCCAACAGGCCCCATAGGCGCCAGGTCAGCACGATCAGCTCGGCGTCGATGTCCGGACCGTCGAGGTTGAAGACTTCCAGGCCAATCTGGTGAAACTGGCGATAACGGCCTTTCTGCGGACGCTCGTGGCGGAACATCGGACCGATGTACCACAGCTTCTGCGGCTGGCCACCACCGGTGAGGCCATGCTCCAAAACGGCGCGCACGCACGCGGCGGTCCCTTCCGGACGCAGGGTCAGGGAGTCGCCGTTGCGGTCTTCAAAGGTGTACATCTCTTTTTCGACGATGTCGGTCACTTCACCGATAGAGCGCTTGAACAGCTCGGTGAATTCGACGATCGGCATGCGGATCTGCTTGTAACCGTAGTTATCCAGCAGACGCGCGACCGTGCTCTCGAAGTAGCGCCACAGCGGCGTCTGCTCGGGCAGGATGTCGTTCATGCCACGAATGGCTTGCAGAGACTTGCTCACATCTAGTCCTTAAATTCGTTCAATCAGCCGCGCGCGATCAGCGCTGCGTCAGCTTCGACCTTTTCGGCCGCTTTCTCGCGGATCAACCTTTCCAACTGATCCACCA is from Pseudomonas mucidolens and encodes:
- the hisS gene encoding histidine--tRNA ligase, with product MSKSLQAIRGMNDILPEQTPLWRYFESTVARLLDNYGYKQIRMPIVEFTELFKRSIGEVTDIVEKEMYTFEDRNGDSLTLRPEGTAACVRAVLEHGLTGGGQPQKLWYIGPMFRHERPQKGRYRQFHQIGLEVFNLDGPDIDAELIVLTWRLWGLLGIRDAVKLELNSLGTSESRGRYREALVEFLSARLDQLDEDSQRRLKTNPLRVLDTKNADTQAVLVDAPKMADYLDDESRTHFEGLKARLDAAGIPFVINPKLVRGLDYYSKTVFEWVTDKLGAQGTVCAGGRYDGLVEQMGGKPTTGVGFAMGIERLILLLETLEQVPEEISRQVDVYLCAFGEAAELAGLALSEQLRDQLPNLRLQVNAGAGSFKSQFKKADKSGALYALILGDDELAQQVVSFKPLRGQGEQQSIAFDALAAHLATCIVQG
- the leuA gene encoding 2-isopropylmalate synthase, producing the protein MSMLKDPSSKYRAFPTIDIPDRTWPSKTITAAPIWCSSDLRDGNQSLIEPMDAVKKLRFWKTLVAVGVKEIEASFPAASQTDFDFVRTLIEDNHIPEDTTIQVLTQGREDLIARTFESLRGAKKAIVHLYNATSPSFRRIVFNQDKDGIKAIAVNAAKLFVKYAAQQPETQWTFEYSPETFSATELEFAKEVCDAVIEVWNPTPEHKVILNLPATVECATPNIYADQIEWFGRHINRRDSVIISLHTHNDRGTGVAATELGLMAGADRVEGCLFGNGERTGNVDLVTVALNLYTQGVDPELDFSDIDGVRKVVEECNQIPVHPRHPYVGDLVHTAFSGSHQDAIRKGFTQQKPDALWEVPYLPIDPADIGRSYEAVIRVNSQSGKGGIAYLLEQEYDISLPRRMQIEFSQVVQAETDRVGLEMTAPQIYALLQREYLQANTPYALVSHRLQEENGNSTVEVEVSGKGQGETNLRWHGKGNGALEALVAGLPIGVEIMDYNEHAIGAGTNAKAAAYIELRVNGERPVHGVGIDENITTASFKALFSALNRSLSQLEAKAA
- the bamB gene encoding outer membrane protein assembly factor BamB, whose translation is MRDVIRWKHAALLALAVLAAGCSSNSKKELPPAELTSFKEEVVLQKQWSRSIGDGQGDTYNMLVPAIDGDNIVAADVTGVVVSMDRMNGDVKWKTDLELPVSGAVGVGYGLVMIGTLKGEVVALDSSTGEEKWRARVTSEVLAPPATNGNVVVVQTQDDSLIGLDANTGEQLWLYDSTPAVLTLRGTSGPVVTNNLALAGLSTGKVVALNIQNGVPAWESRVAIPQGRSELDRVVDIDGGLLLSGETLYVATYQGRVAALDLQSGRVLWQRDASSYAGVTQGFGSVYVSLASGTVESVDERSTTALWSNDSLARRQLSAPEVFSSYVAVGDLEGYLHLLSQVDGRFVGRERIDSDGLRARPLVVGNMLYVFGNSGKLEALTIK
- the der gene encoding ribosome biogenesis GTPase Der — protein: MVPVIALVGRPNVGKSTLFNRLTRTRDAIVGDLSGLTRDRQYGEAKWQGRSYILVDTGGISGDEHGMDEKMAEQSLLAIEEADVVLFLVDARAGYTAADQMIGEHLRKRNKRSYVVANKIDNIDPELARAEFSPMGLGDAIPIAGAHGRGITQMLEICLRDFPRDDVEEEEGEDEIVAEGEEAKRIPGPSEKDGIKIAIIGRPNVGKSTLVNRMLGEDRVIVYDQPGTTRDSIYIPFERNDEKYTLIDTAGVRKRGKIHEEVEKFSVVKTLQAIKDANVVIFVMDAREGVVDHDLNLLGFALEAGRALVIAINKWDGMTPSERDYVKVELQRRLFFVDFADIHFISALHGTGVGNLYASVQNSFKSAVTRWPTNRLTQILEDAVGEHAPPMVNNRRIKLRYAHLGGANPPIIVIHGNQIEKVPKSYVRYLENTYRRVLKLVGTPIRIEFKGGENPYEGNKNSLTDRQVNKKRRLMSHNKKADKKRKDRR
- a CDS encoding YfgM family protein, whose protein sequence is MSSTDDEQLADFKDWWQRNGKPLVTGGLLALVVVFGWQAFQKYQSNQSHGASMLYQQLLETTLTPNGKPDPAQVADLAGKLKSEFGGSTYAQYGSLFVAKVAVDTDKLDDAVAELKAVADKPANPTLGEIARQRLAQVLAAQNKADEALKLLDGDADKAFLATREELKGDLLVQLGRTDEANAAYQKAKAALSDEAAVGGLQTKLDDLAKGDA
- a CDS encoding amidohydrolase, which produces MRDLSELADLNIALVQTTLAWHDRQANLEHFESLLEQARGADLIVLPEMFTTGFSMESETLAEAEHGPTHEWLKVQARKYAAVITGSVIIQAADGSHRNRLLWARPDGEVLHYDKRHLFRMAGEHNHYTPGERQVQFELKGWRIRPLICYDLRFPVWSRGAQDTDLLLYTANWPGARRQHWNRLLPARAIENLCYVAAVNRVGTDGKGFAYTGDSQVLDFQGESLLSAGEADGVFQVCLDAAELADYRSRFPANLDADSFQFL
- a CDS encoding pyridoxal phosphate-dependent aminotransferase; protein product: MITSKLPNVGTTIFTRMSQLATDTGALNLSQGFPDFNGPQALLDAVGKHIASGHNQYAPMAGLPALRQQVAAKLARSYGVTVNPDSEVTITPGATQAIFCAIQAVIRSGDEVIVFDPCYDSYAPSVALAGGRCVHVQLGLQDFSLDFEQIQAALSPRTRMIILNTPHNPSGALISRAELDQLAELIRHRDIYLISDEVYEHLVFDGVPHVSVLAHEELYQRAFVVSSFGKTYHVTGWKTGYVIAPPALSAELRKVHQYVSFCGVTPLQYALADYMAERPAHVEELPAFYQAKRDLFCDLLASSRFSFTRVAGTYFQLVDYSRIRPDLNDVDMSLWMTREHGVASIPVSVFYQNPPQGQRLVRLCFAKREETLRQAAEKLCVI